In one Neobacillus sp. CF12 genomic region, the following are encoded:
- a CDS encoding DoxX family protein, whose protein sequence is MFNHFLRENKISAAILTIIRLYLGYAWFTAGFGKITGGFDASGYLKNAVANPVKGPDGNMVYGWYVNFLESFAIPNIDVFNFIVPWGETLIGLGLMLGCLTTAAMFFGLVMNFSFFLAGTVSHNPTDIFLGFIILTAGYNAGRVGLDRWVVPFIRKTVFKGKETAKQHA, encoded by the coding sequence ATGTTTAACCATTTTTTAAGAGAGAATAAAATTTCAGCAGCTATATTAACAATCATTCGCTTATACCTTGGATACGCTTGGTTCACAGCTGGTTTCGGTAAAATCACAGGCGGTTTCGATGCTTCAGGTTATTTAAAAAATGCAGTAGCGAATCCAGTAAAAGGTCCGGATGGCAACATGGTTTACGGCTGGTACGTTAACTTCCTAGAAAGCTTTGCAATACCAAACATTGATGTCTTCAACTTCATCGTGCCTTGGGGCGAAACATTAATTGGTTTAGGCCTTATGTTAGGATGTTTAACAACTGCCGCAATGTTCTTTGGTTTAGTGATGAACTTCTCTTTCTTCTTAGCAGGAACTGTATCTCATAACCCGACTGACATTTTCTTAGGCTTCATTATCTTAACTGCTGGTTACAACGCAGGCCGTGTTGGTCTTGACCGCTGGGTAGTTCCATTCATCCGTAAAACTGTTTTCAAAGGGAAAGAAACAGCAAAACAACATGCATAA
- a CDS encoding glycosyltransferase, protein MKKHVSKFMLLFLSFVLIFPSFTNAEGNKHAERQIQPQNQKAAQFKAEMRKLWMEHNFWTEKFVVSSIAGLGDQEPVLARLLKNQADLGNAIKPFYGEAAGNELGQLLREHIQIGGQVVSAAKSGNQADFKKYNAAWFKNADDITNFLTKANPNYNKKELNGMLYMHLKLITDGVVAKLNKDWRANIEALDKNEEHLLHMSDAIADGIIKQFPNKF, encoded by the coding sequence ATGAAAAAACACGTATCAAAATTCATGCTTTTGTTTCTCTCATTTGTATTAATCTTCCCGTCCTTCACAAATGCGGAAGGGAACAAACACGCAGAGAGACAAATTCAGCCGCAAAATCAAAAAGCCGCCCAGTTTAAAGCAGAAATGAGAAAGCTTTGGATGGAGCACAATTTTTGGACAGAAAAGTTTGTAGTAAGTTCAATTGCAGGTCTGGGGGACCAAGAACCGGTGCTGGCAAGATTATTGAAAAACCAGGCTGATCTAGGGAATGCCATTAAACCCTTTTACGGAGAGGCTGCTGGTAATGAGCTTGGACAATTATTGAGAGAGCATATACAAATTGGCGGTCAAGTAGTATCTGCTGCAAAAAGTGGTAATCAGGCTGATTTCAAAAAATACAATGCTGCATGGTTTAAAAATGCAGATGATATTACCAATTTTTTAACGAAAGCAAACCCAAATTACAATAAAAAAGAGTTAAATGGAATGCTCTATATGCACTTAAAACTGATCACTGATGGTGTGGTTGCAAAACTCAATAAGGATTGGAGAGCGAATATTGAGGCGCTTGACAAAAATGAGGAACATTTACTGCATATGTCAGATGCGATTGCAGACGGAATTATCAAACAGTTTCCAAATAAATTTTAA
- a CDS encoding exonuclease domain-containing protein, with the protein MRKNEQLGLVVDVETTGLGPTTDEVIELALKLFSYRTDTGEVQEIIEEDSFLREPLSNSARRNYDRAYQIHGIPYELVAGKSFTDGKIKTYFHRADSVFAHNASFDRSFLFHMYPEVNDLKWYCTMRGVKWKNYGFPNGKLLTLLQAHQITNHQTHRALDDITYLMDLLKKTSPNGNLYLQEVLENGPMRKYQPAATRTKMG; encoded by the coding sequence ATGCGTAAAAATGAGCAGTTGGGTTTAGTAGTCGACGTTGAAACTACAGGTTTAGGACCGACTACGGATGAGGTAATAGAACTAGCATTGAAATTGTTTTCCTATCGTACTGATACAGGGGAGGTTCAAGAAATTATTGAAGAAGATTCCTTCTTAAGAGAACCACTCTCAAATTCTGCTAGAAGGAATTATGACCGGGCCTACCAGATTCACGGTATTCCATATGAGTTGGTGGCAGGGAAGAGTTTCACAGATGGTAAGATCAAAACTTACTTTCATCGTGCGGATTCTGTCTTTGCTCACAACGCTTCCTTTGACCGCAGTTTTCTCTTTCATATGTACCCAGAAGTAAATGATTTAAAATGGTATTGTACAATGAGGGGTGTTAAATGGAAGAACTATGGCTTTCCTAATGGAAAACTGTTAACACTATTGCAAGCACACCAAATTACCAATCACCAAACCCATAGAGCACTTGATGATATTACATACCTCATGGACTTGCTCAAGAAAACAAGTCCAAACGGAAATCTCTATCTTCAAGAAGTCCTCGAAAATGGACCAATGAGAAAATACCAGCCAGCAGCCACACGAACCAAAATGGGATAA
- a CDS encoding DoxX family membrane protein — MFTNFLRENKIAAGILTVLRLYLGYSWFTAGLGKLTGGGFDASGFLKGAIGNPVKGPDGNMVYGWYVNFLESFALPNIDMFNFIVPWGETLIGLGLLLGCLTTAAMFFGLVMNFSFFLAGTVSHNPTDIFLGFIILTAGFNAGRIGLDRWVIPFIRKTMKTEGSKDKAKAAA, encoded by the coding sequence ATGTTTACGAACTTTTTAAGAGAAAATAAAATCGCGGCTGGAATTTTAACAGTCTTACGTTTATACCTTGGATATTCTTGGTTCACAGCTGGTTTAGGAAAATTAACAGGCGGCGGATTCGATGCTTCAGGCTTCTTAAAAGGGGCAATTGGTAATCCAGTTAAGGGTCCAGATGGCAATATGGTTTACGGCTGGTACGTTAACTTCTTAGAAAGCTTTGCTTTACCAAATATTGATATGTTTAACTTCATCGTGCCTTGGGGCGAAACATTAATCGGATTAGGTCTTCTGTTAGGATGTTTAACAACTGCCGCAATGTTCTTTGGTTTAGTGATGAACTTTTCATTCTTCTTAGCTGGTACGGTATCTCACAATCCGACTGACATATTCTTAGGTTTCATCATCTTAACAGCGGGTTTCAATGCTGGTCGTATTGGCCTTGATCGTTGGGTAATTCCTTTCATTCGTAAAACAATGAAAACAGAAGGCAGCAAAGACAAAGCAAAAGCGGCAGCCTAA
- a CDS encoding NCS2 family permease — MFKLKENQTNTKTELLAGITTFFTMVYIVVVNPVILADAGVPFEQVFTATIISAVIGTLWMALFANYPIAIAPGMGLNAYFAYSVVGGAQNINYETAFAAVFIAGIIFVILSLTPFREKLIDAIPDNLKHGITAGIGLFIAFIGLRMTGIITAHPTNLVGLGDLKSPSALLAIVGLAITLILMALRINGALFFGMIITGFIAFFTNQLSFDQGFVSLPSLPEGLIIGNPITALSDVIGHSLYAVVFSFILVTIFDTTGTMIGVANQAGLMKNGKLPRARQALLSDSVATSIGAMFGTSPTTAYIESTSGVAAGGRTGLTSLTVAALFLASAFFGPLVSAVSGISAITAPALIIVGSMMMGSIAKIKWDELDEAFPAFLVILSMPLTSSIATGIALGFISYPLLKIAKGKWREVHPLLYVFAVLFFYQLAFLPH; from the coding sequence ATGTTTAAACTAAAAGAAAACCAAACAAATACAAAAACAGAGCTACTCGCCGGAATTACAACCTTTTTTACAATGGTTTACATAGTTGTTGTGAACCCAGTGATTCTTGCCGATGCAGGTGTACCATTTGAACAAGTATTCACAGCAACGATTATCTCTGCAGTTATTGGAACACTATGGATGGCATTATTCGCAAATTATCCAATCGCCATTGCACCTGGAATGGGGCTAAATGCATACTTCGCCTATTCAGTCGTTGGCGGCGCGCAAAATATTAACTATGAAACAGCCTTTGCTGCTGTTTTTATTGCCGGTATTATCTTTGTTATCTTGTCTTTAACACCTTTCAGAGAAAAATTAATTGATGCAATTCCTGATAACCTCAAGCACGGGATTACCGCAGGAATTGGCTTGTTTATTGCATTTATTGGGTTGCGCATGACTGGGATTATTACTGCTCATCCTACCAATCTTGTCGGTTTGGGTGACTTGAAATCTCCTTCAGCACTGCTTGCAATAGTCGGACTGGCTATTACATTAATTCTGATGGCACTGCGAATCAACGGGGCTTTATTTTTTGGAATGATCATTACCGGTTTCATCGCCTTCTTTACGAACCAACTTTCTTTTGATCAAGGTTTTGTATCACTTCCTTCTCTTCCTGAAGGATTGATTATTGGGAACCCTATTACAGCTTTAAGTGATGTCATTGGGCACAGTTTATATGCCGTTGTTTTTTCATTTATTTTAGTAACGATTTTTGACACCACTGGCACCATGATAGGTGTTGCCAATCAAGCTGGTTTAATGAAAAATGGAAAATTGCCGCGTGCCCGTCAAGCATTGCTCTCTGACTCCGTTGCAACATCAATTGGAGCGATGTTTGGTACTAGTCCAACAACCGCCTATATTGAATCCACATCAGGAGTTGCTGCTGGAGGACGAACAGGGCTAACTTCCCTTACGGTAGCAGCTTTGTTTCTTGCATCGGCATTTTTCGGCCCTCTTGTTAGTGCCGTTTCAGGTATTTCTGCGATTACGGCTCCGGCTCTTATCATTGTCGGAAGCATGATGATGGGAAGTATCGCAAAAATTAAATGGGATGAATTAGATGAGGCTTTTCCTGCATTCCTTGTGATTCTGAGTATGCCGTTAACCTCGAGCATTGCAACCGGAATTGCGCTTGGTTTCATCAGCTATCCGCTTCTTAAGATAGCGAAAGGAAAATGGCGTGAGGTTCACCCGCTTCTCTATGTTTTCGCCGTATTGTTCTTTTATCAGCTAGCATTTTTACCACATTAA
- a CDS encoding DinB family protein, producing MLKRPEKNEYPDYYVPYVDLVPEDGLLQLLKENLQKTVSLFDNISEEEGLHCYAPGKWSIKEVLGHITDTERIMSYRLLRVARGDQTPLAGFNENDYVQAAQTNNLSLKTILEDFKATRNATISLIQNIPAQAWENTGNANGMAITTRAIAYIIAGHQMHHCKIVEERYLKK from the coding sequence ATGCTTAAACGTCCCGAAAAAAATGAGTATCCCGATTATTATGTACCGTATGTTGACCTAGTTCCTGAAGATGGCTTGTTACAACTATTGAAGGAAAATCTTCAAAAGACTGTTTCTCTTTTTGATAACATTTCAGAAGAAGAGGGTTTACATTGCTATGCTCCAGGCAAATGGAGTATTAAAGAAGTGCTCGGCCACATAACAGATACCGAAAGAATCATGAGCTACCGCCTTTTACGTGTAGCCCGAGGCGATCAAACACCTCTAGCAGGATTTAACGAAAACGATTATGTCCAAGCAGCACAAACAAACAACCTATCATTGAAAACCATCCTAGAAGACTTCAAAGCAACACGAAACGCCACCATCAGCCTTATCCAAAACATCCCGGCACAAGCGTGGGAAAACACAGGAAACGCAAACGGAATGGCAATCACCACAAGAGCCATCGCCTACATCATCGCCGGACATCAAATGCACCATTGTAAAATCGTTGAAGAGAGATATTTGAAAAAATAA
- the uxaC gene encoding glucuronate isomerase has protein sequence MKNFLDKDFLLDTETSIKLYENAALGLPIFDFHCHLDPQEVWENKSYENITQLWLGGDHYKWRTMRMNGIGERYITGDATDWEKFSAWAETVPNLIGNPLYHWTHMELKMFFGIEKLLSPSTAREIYDECNEKLKTSDYTARAFIAKSNVKFIGTTDDPNSTLEYHRLLKNDDTFAPIIAPTFRPDGALFIERPTFISWTRKLEEVSGIKVDSLEGFLKALQQRVDYFHENGGRASDHDIQKMEYVETTKEEIEVIFNKRVSGEQLSNEELIAYRWFLLTELGKMYAGKQWVMQLHMGAIRNNNTKMKELIGTDTGFDSVGESNFAEGLSRFLDTLEQQNALPRTVLFNLNPKDNPVLAGMMGNFYEEGVPGKIQFGSGWWFNDHIDGMERQMKDLANVGLLSHFIGMLTDSRSFLSYARHEYFRRILCNLVGDWVERGLAPNDMEYLEQMVRNIGYNNAEKYFLER, from the coding sequence ATGAAAAACTTTTTAGACAAAGACTTCTTGCTAGATACAGAAACATCCATTAAATTATATGAAAATGCAGCTCTTGGTTTACCGATTTTTGACTTCCACTGTCACCTAGATCCACAAGAGGTTTGGGAAAATAAGTCCTATGAGAATATTACTCAATTATGGCTAGGTGGAGACCATTATAAATGGCGTACGATGCGTATGAATGGAATTGGCGAGAGATACATTACGGGCGATGCAACTGATTGGGAGAAATTCTCAGCATGGGCAGAAACGGTACCAAACCTAATTGGTAACCCGCTTTATCATTGGACTCACATGGAGTTGAAAATGTTCTTTGGAATTGAAAAATTACTCAGCCCATCTACAGCCCGTGAAATTTACGATGAATGCAATGAAAAGTTAAAAACTTCAGATTACACAGCGAGAGCTTTTATTGCGAAATCAAATGTTAAATTTATTGGAACTACGGATGACCCGAATTCAACATTGGAATACCATCGTTTATTAAAGAATGATGATACGTTTGCTCCCATTATTGCACCGACTTTCCGTCCTGATGGAGCATTGTTCATCGAACGTCCTACATTTATTAGCTGGACCCGGAAATTAGAAGAGGTTTCTGGAATTAAAGTAGATTCACTTGAAGGTTTCTTGAAGGCATTGCAACAACGTGTAGACTACTTCCATGAAAATGGCGGTCGTGCGTCCGATCATGATATTCAAAAAATGGAGTATGTAGAAACAACGAAGGAAGAAATTGAAGTTATTTTCAATAAGCGCGTAAGTGGCGAGCAGCTTTCGAACGAGGAATTGATTGCTTACCGTTGGTTCTTATTAACTGAGCTTGGAAAAATGTATGCTGGAAAACAGTGGGTCATGCAGCTTCATATGGGTGCCATTAGAAATAACAATACAAAAATGAAAGAGCTTATCGGAACAGATACTGGCTTTGATTCAGTTGGTGAATCTAACTTTGCTGAAGGCTTGTCCCGTTTCCTTGATACATTGGAGCAGCAAAATGCATTGCCAAGAACTGTATTGTTTAACCTAAATCCTAAAGATAATCCAGTTCTTGCAGGTATGATGGGGAACTTCTATGAAGAAGGCGTTCCTGGTAAAATTCAGTTTGGTTCTGGCTGGTGGTTTAACGACCATATCGATGGAATGGAAAGACAAATGAAGGATCTTGCAAACGTAGGTCTGTTAAGCCATTTTATTGGTATGTTGACAGATTCACGCAGCTTCCTTTCATATGCACGTCATGAATACTTCCGCCGTATTCTTTGTAACCTAGTAGGTGATTGGGTAGA
- a CDS encoding glycoside-pentoside-hexuronide (GPH):cation symporter, whose translation MARALQQKVETPQNGGKAVRPFGMKDKLGYLFGDFGNDFFFILVAAFLMVFYTDIFGINPAQVGLLFMIARLWDAFADVTWGRFIDTRKATAQGKFRPWIFRMSFPLVISGILMFVTIPGMSDGFYLAYAYITYIIWGTLYSTVNIPYGSMASVITADPVERTALSSWRTLGANLAGLIINVAGPMILFVNNRPDANRFLIAALLFGGLAIACYMACYKLSIERITMDESNKQKVNLGQTMKGLVKNKPLMVFLVAALTFMVVFMLIGTVNVYLFKDYFGNAKALSMVGLLQSVAVFVAMPFVQPLVKKFGKKEVASGGLLLATLVYGVLYFLPNISEMQFIGILTVAMVGYGVFNLVVWAFVTDVIDYHEYLTGLREDGTVYSIYSMARKIGQAVAGGVGGAVIAAVGYTAGAQTQTEETLRGIHTLGTLVPAVVLGVVFLMIVFLYPLNKKRTEQLALDLAAKRKAK comes from the coding sequence ATGGCCAGAGCACTACAACAGAAAGTAGAAACCCCACAAAATGGTGGGAAAGCAGTACGCCCATTTGGCATGAAAGATAAGTTAGGTTATTTATTCGGTGATTTTGGAAACGATTTCTTCTTTATTCTAGTAGCAGCTTTCTTGATGGTATTCTACACAGATATATTCGGTATCAATCCAGCCCAAGTCGGATTATTGTTCATGATCGCACGTCTTTGGGACGCTTTTGCTGATGTAACGTGGGGCCGTTTCATTGATACTAGAAAGGCAACAGCACAAGGGAAATTTAGACCATGGATTTTTAGAATGTCATTCCCGCTTGTTATCTCAGGTATCTTGATGTTCGTAACAATTCCTGGCATGTCTGATGGATTTTACCTTGCTTATGCATATATAACGTATATTATCTGGGGAACATTATATTCCACTGTTAATATTCCTTATGGCTCAATGGCTTCTGTCATCACAGCTGATCCTGTTGAACGTACAGCTTTATCAAGTTGGAGAACATTAGGTGCGAACCTAGCAGGTCTAATTATAAACGTGGCTGGCCCAATGATTTTGTTTGTTAACAATAGACCGGATGCGAATCGCTTCCTAATCGCTGCATTACTTTTCGGTGGTCTTGCAATTGCTTGTTACATGGCTTGCTATAAACTATCTATTGAACGTATTACAATGGATGAAAGTAATAAACAAAAGGTGAACTTAGGCCAAACGATGAAGGGTCTAGTTAAAAACAAACCATTAATGGTGTTCCTGGTTGCTGCTTTAACATTCATGGTTGTCTTTATGTTAATTGGTACAGTAAACGTATATCTATTTAAGGATTATTTCGGAAATGCTAAAGCGTTAAGTATGGTTGGTTTGCTTCAATCAGTTGCAGTATTCGTGGCTATGCCATTTGTGCAGCCATTAGTAAAGAAATTTGGTAAAAAAGAAGTGGCTTCAGGTGGTTTATTATTAGCTACTCTTGTTTACGGTGTTCTATATTTCCTTCCAAATATTTCAGAAATGCAATTTATCGGTATTTTAACAGTTGCAATGGTTGGTTATGGTGTGTTCAACCTTGTTGTTTGGGCATTTGTTACAGATGTAATTGATTATCATGAATATTTAACTGGTTTGCGTGAAGATGGAACTGTTTACTCAATCTATTCAATGGCTCGAAAAATTGGTCAAGCGGTTGCCGGTGGTGTTGGTGGTGCAGTGATTGCAGCAGTAGGTTACACTGCAGGTGCCCAAACGCAAACAGAGGAAACGTTACGTGGAATTCATACACTCGGTACTTTAGTACCTGCAGTTGTACTAGGCGTAGTATTCCTAATGATTGTATTCTTATATCCATTAAACAAAAAGCGTACAGAGCAGCTTGCACTTGATTTAGCAGCAAAAAGAAAAGCGAAATAG
- a CDS encoding MBL fold metallo-hydrolase produces MRMIHTGFLYQVTFMANVFPVNCYLVEEEDGLTLIDAALPYSMKGIFKAAKTIGKPITKIVLTHAHEDHVGALDKIKEELPDVPVYISMRDNRLMNGDLSLDQHEHQTPIKGGVPKRLKTRANVLLKEGDLVGSLAAIETPGHTPGSMSFFDTRTKALIAGDAFTTRGGMAVSGELKPLFPFPALATWSKETALVSARKLVGYRPELLAIGHGEMVKNPVGAMEQSIRSLEQKLK; encoded by the coding sequence ATGAGAATGATCCATACAGGTTTTTTATATCAGGTGACATTTATGGCAAATGTTTTTCCGGTAAATTGTTATCTAGTTGAGGAAGAGGACGGATTAACTTTGATTGACGCAGCGCTGCCATATAGTATGAAGGGGATATTTAAGGCTGCCAAAACGATTGGAAAGCCGATTACGAAAATCGTTTTGACGCATGCGCATGAGGACCATGTGGGTGCGCTTGATAAGATAAAGGAAGAGCTTCCAGATGTGCCTGTTTATATTTCTATGAGGGATAATAGATTAATGAATGGTGACCTTTCGCTTGATCAGCATGAACATCAAACACCGATAAAAGGTGGGGTTCCCAAAAGGTTGAAAACGAGAGCGAATGTACTATTAAAAGAAGGTGATCTAGTGGGGTCATTAGCGGCAATTGAGACTCCTGGGCACACACCTGGATCCATGTCCTTTTTTGATACACGGACGAAGGCACTTATTGCAGGGGACGCATTTACAACAAGAGGCGGGATGGCTGTATCTGGAGAACTAAAACCATTGTTTCCATTCCCGGCATTGGCTACATGGAGTAAAGAAACGGCACTCGTTAGTGCAAGGAAATTAGTAGGCTATCGACCAGAACTTCTTGCAATTGGACATGGAGAAATGGTGAAGAATCCAGTTGGAGCCATGGAACAGTCTATTCGCAGTTTAGAGCAGAAATTGAAATAG
- a CDS encoding GGDEF domain-containing protein, protein MLKRFESLNDLKIRIYLWVVPCIIISLISNTLLQNSNAINKFDFTINNTLAIWFIISWFLLYKRYFVRFTEFSNLALVSFYHVTTFFDAVRNYMVISGGSLGDFIIWMPIITLFFFLTLGTKQGLYYSIVIFLTTFVSGIMYLNNLSSESIDSLGQYYFANLVYIIVLYYAQHVFKTYADLEMFKKHAYFDSLTRIANRLRIDEWLEKKLKVFEDKKEGFSIIFFDIDHFKSVNDNFGHKIGDEVLVELAELIQQELSNRELFGRWGGEEFIIISNTVGEDTVKLAEHLRKAVAEHSFVGAGKLTASFGVTNSKAGDTIDTLLNRADKGLYQCKNCGRNQVSYIK, encoded by the coding sequence ATGTTAAAGAGATTTGAATCACTTAATGATCTTAAGATACGCATTTATCTGTGGGTAGTACCTTGTATTATCATTTCTCTTATTTCTAATACACTTCTACAAAATAGTAATGCCATCAATAAATTTGATTTTACAATAAATAATACTCTCGCAATATGGTTTATCATAAGCTGGTTTTTACTATATAAACGATATTTTGTTCGATTTACTGAATTCTCCAATTTGGCTTTAGTCAGTTTTTATCATGTAACAACCTTTTTTGACGCTGTTCGCAATTATATGGTGATATCAGGCGGTTCTCTAGGGGATTTTATTATCTGGATGCCGATTATTACCTTATTCTTTTTCTTAACTTTAGGAACTAAACAGGGGTTATACTATTCCATTGTTATATTTCTTACAACCTTTGTGTCTGGCATTATGTATCTTAACAATCTTTCGTCAGAATCGATTGATTCACTAGGACAGTATTACTTTGCTAATCTAGTTTACATTATTGTTCTTTACTATGCTCAGCATGTGTTTAAGACTTATGCTGATCTTGAAATGTTTAAAAAGCATGCTTACTTTGATTCATTAACAAGAATTGCTAATCGTCTGCGAATCGATGAATGGCTTGAAAAAAAGCTCAAGGTATTTGAAGATAAGAAGGAAGGATTTTCAATCATTTTCTTTGATATTGATCATTTCAAGTCAGTCAATGATAACTTTGGACATAAAATCGGTGATGAAGTATTAGTAGAGTTAGCAGAACTCATCCAACAGGAGCTTAGCAATCGGGAGCTTTTTGGACGTTGGGGCGGGGAAGAGTTCATTATTATTTCTAATACAGTCGGTGAAGATACGGTAAAGCTTGCGGAACATCTTAGGAAGGCAGTTGCTGAACATAGTTTCGTAGGAGCTGGGAAACTAACAGCCAGTTTTGGGGTTACAAATTCTAAAGCAGGTGACACCATTGATACTTTATTAAACCGGGCGGATAAAGGTTTGTATCAATGCAAGAACTGTGGGAGAAATCAAGTTAGTTATATAAAGTAA
- a CDS encoding ROK family transcriptional regulator, whose amino-acid sequence MITGDASYIKKINRSIILREIVKEGLISRADLSKVTALTRATISAQVADLLDEGLIIETQLEHFTVGRKPIMLSLNSEAGYALGIDLDFDHISFTVSDLSGTPVNSKRIETNTTDYAEILNLLIEHIKVYKSEYAYSRYGVIGIVIAIHGLVGKDETIHYVPRLRWNNITLKNDIESQIDINVHIENNANLSAFAERVYVHHETDNLLSATLYSGIGLGMMMNNEFFRGHDGFAGEIGHMIVVPNGIQCNCGNKGCWERYASENAIFKHLADTMQINAVTYEDIQKWLDEGDEEVHQLMEQFIYYLSIGLNNMINMYNPDVLVLDSELLRMYPNSLDKIRGNLNSSISHYRALQISSIGRNSALLGACALAIKHFLEVPMLNLNYHSEPNKNASVNI is encoded by the coding sequence ATGATTACCGGTGACGCGTCATATATAAAAAAAATCAATCGCTCGATTATTCTCAGAGAGATTGTCAAAGAAGGTTTAATTTCTAGGGCAGATTTATCAAAAGTAACAGCACTTACACGTGCGACCATCTCGGCACAAGTTGCAGACTTATTAGACGAAGGATTAATAATAGAAACACAGCTTGAGCATTTTACCGTTGGTAGAAAGCCTATAATGCTTTCTTTAAATAGTGAGGCAGGTTATGCACTTGGAATTGACCTGGATTTTGACCATATTTCTTTTACAGTTTCAGATCTTAGTGGTACTCCTGTAAACTCCAAAAGGATTGAAACCAATACGACAGACTACGCGGAGATTTTGAATCTCTTAATTGAGCATATAAAAGTGTATAAATCTGAATACGCTTACAGCCGATATGGAGTTATTGGAATCGTTATTGCCATACATGGTTTAGTTGGAAAAGATGAAACAATTCATTATGTACCACGTTTACGCTGGAATAACATTACTCTTAAGAATGATATTGAAAGTCAAATAGACATCAACGTGCATATAGAAAACAATGCGAATCTAAGTGCTTTTGCTGAACGGGTATATGTGCATCATGAAACAGATAACTTACTCTCTGCCACGCTTTATTCCGGTATAGGTTTAGGCATGATGATGAACAATGAGTTTTTCCGCGGTCATGATGGATTTGCTGGTGAGATTGGCCACATGATTGTTGTCCCAAATGGAATTCAATGCAATTGTGGTAATAAAGGCTGTTGGGAACGATATGCCTCAGAAAATGCTATATTCAAGCATTTAGCAGATACAATGCAAATCAATGCTGTGACGTACGAAGATATCCAAAAATGGCTTGATGAAGGTGACGAAGAAGTACATCAATTGATGGAACAATTCATTTACTACCTCTCAATTGGTCTAAATAATATGATCAATATGTACAATCCTGATGTGCTTGTGCTTGATAGCGAGCTATTGCGCATGTATCCGAATTCTCTCGATAAAATAAGAGGAAACTTAAATTCTTCCATTAGCCATTACCGCGCGCTCCAAATATCTTCAATCGGAAGAAACTCTGCTCTTCTTGGAGCATGTGCGCTTGCAATAAAGCACTTCTTGGAAGTCCCGATGTTAAACTTAAATTATCATAGTGAACCAAATAAAAATGCAAGCGTTAACATCTAA
- a CDS encoding TetR/AcrR family transcriptional regulator produces the protein MSPRPKVGLELNAILEVAGEIADLQGMQEVTLANLAKKLGIRPPSLYNHFDGLGGLRKKMAIYGLNRLYEELVQAAIGVAGDDAVLSISKAYVDFARRHPGIYEATLMAPDMEDEDVQQAGAKVVELSVRVLQDYHLKDEKALHAVRGLRSILHGFSSLEQRGGFKMALDLNESLEIIIKGFISGMRED, from the coding sequence ATGTCACCGAGACCTAAAGTCGGACTTGAATTAAATGCCATTCTTGAAGTGGCAGGGGAAATTGCAGATCTACAAGGAATGCAGGAAGTTACGCTGGCAAACCTGGCAAAAAAACTAGGAATTCGACCGCCTTCGTTATATAACCATTTTGATGGGCTGGGTGGATTGCGAAAAAAGATGGCGATATACGGGCTTAATAGGCTGTATGAAGAATTAGTGCAAGCGGCTATCGGAGTAGCAGGTGACGATGCGGTACTTTCTATAAGTAAAGCCTATGTGGATTTTGCCCGTAGGCATCCTGGCATATATGAAGCAACATTGATGGCACCCGATATGGAAGATGAAGATGTCCAACAGGCTGGTGCTAAGGTTGTTGAATTATCTGTTCGTGTTTTACAGGATTATCATCTAAAAGATGAGAAGGCATTACATGCAGTTCGGGGCTTAAGGAGCATTTTACATGGCTTTTCCTCATTAGAGCAGCGGGGCGGTTTCAAAATGGCGTTAGATCTTAATGAAAGTTTGGAAATTATAATTAAAGGGTTTATTAGTGGAATGCGTGAAGACTAG